A DNA window from Onthophagus taurus isolate NC chromosome 1, IU_Otau_3.0, whole genome shotgun sequence contains the following coding sequences:
- the LOC111421113 gene encoding islet cell autoantigen 1 produces the protein MNTMQHQYWVTKKSVLRKLGGKEDECIVSSDAELDAKLELFRSISDTCVQLQRVIDLYQERLCYLAQEENALGRYLKECGKNEKNSNAGHILSTAGKSLAYIGHQRLTIRPPLVRLHHEVETFRGRAVSDTRGTVVEMEKYRTEYRAALSWMKSASSQLDPDTGHGLEQFRKAQSYVRSTKTRFDRYMLACLQKVDLLAAARCNMFSHALVSYQNAISIFSTKASEALSTAADKVTDIKPYEFYTVPELSSNQIDKDKHTFFNAEYTDTKDSKPEKEETESPKEDSSETTNLLGEDFSTPTNNETPKTPLNGTLLDLSWPSTSDFLGGDFMPSKLLQEGMNFNLDELDKMTESKKPTTDQKAQMSWLSLFAELDPLANQESNTPGSGDRA, from the coding sequence ATGAATACAATGCAACACCAGTATTGGGTGACAAAGAAGTCCGTCCTAAGGAAATTGGGCGGTAAAGAAGACGAATGTATCGTGTCGTCCGATGCGGAGTTGGACGCTAAATTGGAACTTTTTCGTTCTATATCTGATACTTGCGTTCAATTGCAGCGTGTTATCGACTTGTACCAGGAACGTTTGTGTTATTTAGCCCAAGAGGAAAACGCGTTGGGACGATACTTAAAGGAATGtggtaaaaatgagaaaaattcTAATGCTGGACATATTTTGTCAACAGCTGGAAAATCTCTTGCATATATTGGTCATCAACGTTTAACAATTAGACCGCCTTTAGTTAGATTACATCATGAAGTGGAAACTTTTAGGGGTAGAGCTGTATCAGATACAAGAGGAACTGTTGTTGAAATGGAAAAGTATCGAACGGAGTATCGTGCAGCTTTAAGTTGGATGAAATCTGCTTCATCTCAATTAGATCCTGATACAGGACACGGATTAGAACAATTTCGAAAGGCTCAGTCTTATGTAAGATCAACAAAAACAAGATTTGATAGGTATATGTTAGCTTGTCTTCAAAAAGTTGATTTATTAGCTGCTGCACGATGTAATATGTTTTCACATGCACTAGTTTCTTATCAAAACGCAATTTCTATATTTTCCACGAAAGCTTCTGAAGCTTTATCAACAGCAGCTgataaagtaacggatataaaACCATACGAATTTTATACAGTCCCAGAATTGTCTTCAAACCAAATTGATAAAGATAaacatactttttttaatgctGAATATACAGACACCAAAGACTCTAAACCTGAAAAAGAGGAAACTGAATCTCCTAAAGAAGATAGTTCGGAAACTACAAATCTCTTAGGCGAAGATTTTTCAACTCCTACAAATAACGAAACCCCTAAGACGCCATTAAATGGTACTTTATTAGATCTTTCTTGGCCGTCAACTTCCGATTTTCTTGGCGGCGATTTTATGCCGTCGAAATTACTTCAAGAAGggatgaattttaatttggacGAATTAGATAAAATGACTGAATCGAAAAAACCGACTACCGACCAAAAAGCTCAGATGTCTTGGCTCAGTTTGTTTGCTGAATTAGATCCTTTGGCTAATCAAGAAAGTAACACGCCCGGCTCAGGGGATCGCGCttga